Proteins from a genomic interval of Nitrosomonas sp.:
- a CDS encoding integrase yields the protein MNDTDQNYAIDGKGDQSMLKFLNRFGPNRLTIFLVTFLVVLVISQSYVFSRSAIYQSYATLLTVPRTAIDQISREADIQHVAIQQQVLLGSELLVGTARKLQDMNSEHPIDLAPATIRAMLNVRPVADTNLVEMIAEGTNPVLLPALINAWIDVYLTARADEVASSTEATMQAVQEELTSLNEKIEQKRLELELFRQQYAIVSTGREENEALARLKGLNDALNAASEEEVKAKSKLDAIRKAIKRGELVVPQNESQTLSALEKRAQELREELEELDRQYTREFMALTPSLKVIPEKLAALEKEILNMRQKGQVTVLTDAQQDYAAARQTASVIQQQLKTHRQKAAEFTSRFTEHDALKSDLEALEQLYRDTQDRLVQIETRHTGKYPYVDVIERAFLPVAPIRPDYQRDALIALVVSLLLGLAAVWFVRFLTREEQERIAIHLSDVHMHDQKNLPHTILDALRAPQDMLGKASVAQAITKQPMVAALPDDHISKLFRAANVREKQLLSLLLSGLSLNEITRLHTGSFDLEQNYLTIQGDSSRKVPLHPALKRLYIAHGHSLTDPAGENLNVTELQALLDCLQIDAGVSPINLAEKLRQTYILYLVRQGVRLSELESVMGYIPPAELSAYGAYAPMGEKQSLAAINLIYPIMEVTPPQYTL from the coding sequence ATGAATGACACGGATCAAAATTACGCAATTGACGGGAAAGGAGATCAGTCTATGCTGAAATTTCTGAATAGATTTGGACCCAACAGATTGACAATTTTTCTGGTTACTTTCCTGGTTGTACTTGTGATCTCGCAGAGTTATGTTTTTTCACGATCTGCAATTTACCAAAGCTATGCCACGCTGTTAACTGTACCAAGGACAGCGATTGATCAAATTAGTCGGGAGGCAGACATCCAGCACGTTGCTATCCAGCAACAGGTATTGCTCGGCTCCGAGCTGTTAGTCGGCACGGCACGCAAGTTACAGGACATGAACAGTGAACATCCGATTGATTTAGCTCCCGCAACGATTCGAGCCATGCTCAATGTGCGTCCGGTGGCTGATACCAATCTGGTTGAAATGATTGCTGAAGGAACAAACCCTGTATTGCTACCTGCATTAATTAATGCCTGGATCGATGTTTATCTTACTGCTCGCGCAGACGAAGTCGCCAGTTCTACCGAGGCAACGATGCAAGCTGTTCAGGAGGAATTGACCAGTCTAAATGAAAAAATTGAGCAAAAACGACTGGAATTGGAGTTATTCAGGCAGCAGTATGCGATTGTTTCGACAGGGCGAGAAGAAAATGAAGCGCTGGCCAGACTCAAGGGCCTTAATGATGCACTTAATGCCGCCAGTGAAGAAGAAGTGAAAGCCAAATCCAAACTGGATGCCATTCGCAAAGCAATCAAGCGTGGAGAACTCGTTGTTCCTCAAAATGAATCACAAACATTGAGCGCACTGGAAAAACGGGCACAGGAATTACGCGAGGAACTTGAAGAACTTGACAGGCAATACACCAGAGAATTTATGGCGTTAACGCCATCACTCAAAGTCATTCCAGAAAAACTGGCAGCACTGGAGAAAGAAATCCTTAATATGCGCCAGAAAGGACAAGTGACCGTTCTGACAGATGCCCAACAGGACTATGCAGCTGCCCGACAAACTGCAAGCGTCATTCAACAACAACTGAAGACTCATCGCCAAAAGGCGGCAGAATTTACTTCTCGCTTTACCGAGCACGATGCTCTAAAAAGTGATCTGGAAGCGCTGGAACAGCTTTACCGGGACACACAAGATCGATTAGTGCAGATCGAAACCCGGCACACAGGAAAATATCCTTATGTAGATGTTATTGAACGCGCTTTTCTTCCTGTCGCACCGATCAGGCCGGATTATCAGCGTGATGCGCTGATCGCTCTGGTGGTCTCGTTATTACTTGGGTTGGCTGCCGTATGGTTTGTCAGATTTCTGACACGCGAGGAGCAGGAAAGAATTGCTATTCATTTATCTGATGTGCACATGCATGATCAGAAAAATCTGCCTCACACCATCCTTGATGCGCTGCGCGCGCCACAAGATATGCTTGGAAAAGCATCTGTAGCACAGGCCATCACAAAGCAACCGATGGTTGCTGCACTACCCGATGACCATATCAGCAAGTTGTTTCGTGCAGCAAATGTCAGGGAGAAGCAGTTGCTGTCGCTGCTGCTCAGTGGCTTAAGCCTCAACGAAATTACCAGACTACATACAGGTAGTTTCGACCTTGAACAAAACTATTTGACCATTCAGGGTGATTCATCCAGAAAAGTACCGCTGCATCCCGCTTTAAAGCGTCTATATATCGCGCATGGACATAGCCTGACCGATCCAGCCGGTGAAAACCTGAATGTTACAGAATTACAGGCATTGCTGGATTGCCTGCAAATCGATGCCGGAGTCTCCCCCATCAATCTTGCTGAAAAATTACGCCAAACTTACATTCTTTATCTGGTCAGACAAGGTGTTCGCCTGAGCGAACTGGAATCAGTAATGGGCTATATTCCTCCTGCCGAACTCTCTGCTTATGGTGCCTATGCGCCAATGGGGGAAAAACAATCACTTGCAGCAATTAACCTGATATACCCGATAATGGAAGTAACTCCCCCCCAATACACGCTATAA
- the hda gene encoding DnaA regulatory inactivator Hda has protein sequence MQQLLLEVVRVSPPTFENFVVGFNQELIHALKNLAGVLDEQRGERFIYLWGESGCGKSHLLQATAQALTDRQLPVRFIDCRQAVRADFEPDTNRVMVEEVEQLDNTNQIRLFNLYNQIRENRTGLFLASGTQPPAQLSLRKDLSTRLGWGLVYQVHTLTDTQKIEAMQHHATRRGFTLSQEVCESLLKIAPRNLSSLIDLINSLDQYSLQQQRPVTRSLLYQWLRIMALIPRQQ, from the coding sequence ATGCAACAATTGCTGCTGGAAGTTGTGCGGGTTAGCCCGCCAACTTTCGAGAATTTTGTAGTTGGTTTTAATCAGGAACTGATACACGCCCTGAAAAATCTGGCTGGCGTACTGGATGAACAGAGGGGAGAACGTTTTATCTATTTATGGGGTGAAAGCGGCTGTGGCAAAAGCCACCTCCTGCAGGCAACGGCACAGGCATTAACAGACAGGCAGTTACCTGTTCGTTTTATAGATTGCAGGCAAGCTGTCAGAGCTGATTTTGAGCCGGACACAAATCGAGTGATGGTCGAAGAGGTTGAACAGCTCGACAATACTAATCAGATCCGCTTGTTTAATCTTTACAACCAGATACGAGAAAATAGAACAGGGTTGTTTCTGGCCAGTGGAACTCAGCCACCGGCACAACTAAGTTTACGAAAAGACCTCTCCACTCGCCTGGGATGGGGGCTGGTTTACCAAGTGCACACTCTGACGGATACTCAGAAAATCGAAGCCATGCAGCACCATGCCACTCGACGTGGATTTACATTATCACAAGAAGTTTGCGAGTCCCTGCTAAAAATTGCACCGCGCAACCTGTCATCACTGATTGATCTTATAAATAGCCTTGATCAATACTCGTTGCAGCAGCAGCGACCGGTTACACGCTCCCTGCTTTATCAATGGTTACGAATAATGGCCCTAATTCCCAGACAGCAATAG
- a CDS encoding uroporphyrinogen-III synthase: protein MQSQYPLNRVGVLITRPQHQAGYLANRVAKLGGVPWLLPVLAITDIDDKQPLLDLIVRLSSFDAAIFVSPNAVDKAMPLIKQFGVWPLHLVAATVGQGSATMLKLYGVETVIVPDVGSDSEALLGMPFFQQPTGKRVAIFRGEEGRKLLGDTLSERGAIVEYVACYRRSKPVVDIAPLLADWRDHKIQAVVITSSEGLDNLFDMLGETGRQLLMATPLFTAHERIAQKAKVLGITTIRCTPGGDDGTIEGLLSYFNS from the coding sequence GTGCAGTCTCAGTATCCATTAAACCGAGTAGGGGTGCTGATTACTCGTCCACAACATCAGGCAGGCTACCTGGCGAACAGAGTTGCTAAGCTTGGAGGTGTTCCCTGGTTACTTCCGGTACTGGCCATTACTGATATCGATGACAAACAACCCTTGCTTGATCTGATTGTGCGGCTAAGCAGTTTTGATGCAGCAATCTTTGTTAGCCCCAATGCTGTTGATAAAGCGATGCCACTTATTAAACAGTTTGGTGTTTGGCCATTACACCTGGTAGCCGCAACGGTCGGGCAGGGGAGCGCGACTATGCTTAAATTATATGGTGTTGAAACGGTTATCGTGCCGGATGTTGGGTCAGATAGTGAAGCATTGCTGGGTATGCCATTCTTTCAGCAACCAACTGGGAAGCGTGTTGCTATTTTTCGGGGAGAAGAAGGTCGAAAACTGCTCGGAGACACACTAAGCGAGCGCGGTGCAATTGTGGAATATGTTGCCTGCTACCGGCGCTCAAAACCAGTGGTCGATATTGCACCTTTATTGGCAGATTGGCGAGATCACAAAATCCAGGCAGTCGTCATTACCAGCAGTGAAGGACTGGATAATTTGTTTGACATGCTCGGTGAAACTGGCCGACAATTGCTGATGGCCACTCCGTTATTCACCGCGCACGAACGTATTGCTCAAAAAGCAAAAGTACTTGGCATCACCACCATACGTTGTACGCCTGGCGGTGATGATGGAACTATCGAAGGTTTGTTGAGTTACTTCAATTCTTAA
- a CDS encoding uroporphyrinogen-III C-methyltransferase translates to MITDAQYASSKAARRFARWFLLILLVAVTVMGWNWAKTQGYIDNFQQTLKRYLIDADVFGSRTRAMIAQIDSTQLETNQRMDQLAASVLSIDNQRHVVAQNNVKAISSNGQNERILEVVTHLVYSANQFLQLTGDTENAQAALKQALMWVQSSDQLVNTDIEAALAGDIQRLEVVSQLDRAKIYQEISHYAEQISPLPLAMDTHLKTFNPPEISIEAADSNFLSKFFVEIWQDLCQLIQIKKLDSATVVLLSPSQVQLLHGNVKLQLKQAQLALLTRDQDAFLYGLDTAHGLIDSYFDTRQSSVIELQTKLKQYKEMAKEMAYPELLASLQALQSTQIKSERGNK, encoded by the coding sequence ATGATTACAGACGCTCAGTATGCTTCATCAAAAGCAGCGCGCCGCTTTGCGCGCTGGTTCTTGCTAATACTACTCGTTGCCGTCACTGTTATGGGGTGGAATTGGGCGAAAACTCAGGGTTATATTGATAATTTTCAACAAACCTTAAAACGGTATCTGATTGATGCGGATGTTTTTGGTAGTCGCACTCGGGCTATGATTGCGCAAATTGATTCTACTCAACTTGAAACGAACCAGCGGATGGATCAACTTGCGGCAAGTGTGTTGTCAATCGACAATCAACGCCATGTCGTTGCGCAAAATAATGTTAAAGCGATCAGCAGCAATGGTCAGAATGAACGAATTTTAGAAGTTGTGACGCACTTGGTTTATTCTGCGAACCAATTTCTGCAGCTGACGGGTGATACCGAAAATGCGCAGGCAGCACTTAAACAGGCGTTGATGTGGGTGCAATCAAGCGATCAATTGGTGAATACCGATATCGAGGCTGCTCTGGCTGGAGATATACAGCGACTTGAGGTAGTCAGTCAATTGGATCGGGCCAAGATATACCAGGAAATCAGCCACTATGCTGAACAAATCAGTCCATTGCCACTCGCCATGGATACACACCTTAAAACGTTCAATCCCCCGGAAATATCAATAGAAGCTGCCGATTCAAACTTCTTGTCAAAGTTTTTTGTGGAGATTTGGCAGGATTTGTGTCAGCTGATCCAGATAAAAAAACTGGACAGCGCAACGGTGGTGCTCCTGTCTCCTTCTCAAGTACAACTTTTGCATGGTAATGTAAAATTACAATTAAAACAGGCTCAGCTGGCCTTGCTTACACGAGATCAAGATGCTTTTCTGTATGGACTGGATACAGCCCATGGTTTGATCGATAGTTACTTTGACACACGACAGTCGAGTGTAATTGAGTTACAGACCAAACTAAAACAATACAAGGAGATGGCAAAGGAAATGGCTTATCCTGAGTTACTGGCATCGCTGCAGGCGCTGCAATCCACGCAAATCAAGTCTGAACGGGGGAATAAATGA
- the trbK gene encoding entry exclusion lipoprotein TrbK, with translation MKIGRGIITAIFLGAALASCGGGGLPEINAVNCSGRGMEAALSAFSSETESERQVFIDGCEALNK, from the coding sequence ATGAAAATCGGACGCGGCATTATTACGGCAATATTTCTGGGCGCAGCTCTTGCTAGTTGTGGCGGAGGAGGACTTCCTGAAATCAATGCGGTAAATTGTTCAGGCAGAGGAATGGAAGCAGCGCTGAGTGCTTTCTCCAGCGAAACAGAGTCAGAACGCCAGGTATTTATTGATGGCTGTGAGGCACTAAATAAGTAA
- the ppc gene encoding phosphoenolpyruvate carboxylase, giving the protein MSMPTQAHTAEQNLPNEKDHPLREDIRLLGRMLGDTIRDVEGEKTFALVENIRQTAVRFHRDQDQIARQELDTILHHLSHRETIAVVRAFSYFSLLSNIAEDLHHNRRRRAHLRAGSAPQAGSVTLALERVIAKGITGEALEDFFTHALISPVLTAHPTEVQRRSILDYQLKIQLLLKARDRTQLTPNELRHNENSLRAAIQTLWQTRMLRSVRLTVQDEIENGLIYYHYTFLSQIPYIYAKIEDLLERHMGQSAPNVASFMRIGSWIGGDRDGNPFVTHQIMLHAAERHSALILDFYISETAKIGQTMSLTSRLIKVTNELEGLVSIAPDLPASRIDEPYRRAFLGIHERLISTSIKLGHLPNTSSRLSRVVEPYADSAEFLHDIDIIINSLNQHYSSWLVKDTLRDLRRVVDVFGFHLAPMDMRQHSKVHEGVVAELHDCCLDKESRSELNYLALSHQERLQWLLAQINSTRPLISPYIHYSDNTQSELRILRMAAEIQHRFGHAALPNYIISMTTSALNILEVALLLKETGLLHSGTHPQLSLNIIPLFETIGDLRGCTSIMEELFSLPDYRKMLQSRGNVQEVMLGYSDSNKDGGFVTSNWEIYKAEIELTRIFNQHGIRLRLFHGRGGTVGRGGGPSYQGILAQPPGSVNGQIRLTEQGEVIASKYTDPEIGRRNLETLVAATIESTLLNQQTDQLQMSRFHEAFELLSNYALAAYRNLVYETPGFKQYFQESTPIREIAGLHIGSRPTSRKPSDAIEDLRAIPWVFSWSLNRTVIPGWFGFGSAIEKFIQETGQEKALPLLQEMHQNWPFMQALLSNMDMVLAKSDLGISSRYAELVTDRDVRQQIFSRIEAEWKLSIKWLFAITGHTELLQENPTLARSIRIRTPYIDPLNHLQIELLRRYRSGDDDDSVRRAIHLTINGVATGLRNSG; this is encoded by the coding sequence ATGAGTATGCCTACTCAGGCCCATACCGCTGAACAGAATCTGCCAAACGAAAAAGATCATCCATTGCGGGAAGATATTCGTCTGCTTGGGCGTATGCTGGGCGACACTATACGTGACGTTGAGGGAGAAAAAACCTTTGCCCTCGTTGAAAACATTCGCCAGACGGCAGTTCGTTTTCATCGCGACCAGGATCAGATTGCCAGGCAGGAGCTCGACACAATTCTCCACCATTTAAGCCACAGGGAAACCATCGCAGTTGTTCGCGCATTCAGTTATTTTTCGCTGCTTTCGAATATTGCTGAAGATCTGCATCATAATCGCCGTCGTCGCGCGCATTTACGTGCGGGTTCCGCGCCGCAGGCAGGCAGTGTGACACTTGCACTGGAAAGGGTTATTGCCAAGGGAATCACTGGTGAAGCATTGGAAGATTTTTTTACCCATGCCTTGATTTCACCGGTTTTAACTGCGCATCCGACCGAGGTACAACGTCGCAGCATTCTTGATTATCAACTCAAGATACAGCTGTTGCTGAAGGCGCGTGACCGTACCCAGCTTACACCAAACGAACTGCGCCACAACGAAAATAGTTTACGTGCTGCTATTCAAACACTCTGGCAAACCCGCATGCTGCGTTCGGTCAGGCTTACCGTACAGGATGAGATAGAAAACGGTCTGATTTACTATCATTATACTTTTCTAAGCCAGATTCCCTACATTTACGCCAAAATCGAAGATCTGCTGGAAAGGCATATGGGTCAATCCGCCCCCAATGTGGCATCTTTTATGCGTATTGGCAGCTGGATTGGGGGTGATCGGGATGGTAATCCATTTGTGACACATCAAATCATGCTGCACGCAGCCGAGCGTCACTCCGCACTGATTCTGGATTTTTATATTAGTGAAACTGCAAAGATCGGGCAAACTATGAGTCTGACCAGTCGCCTGATCAAAGTTACCAATGAACTGGAAGGATTGGTGTCAATCGCGCCCGATTTACCCGCGAGCAGAATTGATGAACCATACCGGCGTGCATTTCTCGGTATCCATGAACGTCTGATTTCCACCAGTATAAAACTTGGCCATTTGCCTAACACCAGCAGTCGTTTGTCCCGTGTGGTTGAACCCTATGCCGATAGCGCGGAGTTTTTACATGATATTGATATTATTATTAATTCCCTCAATCAGCATTACTCATCCTGGCTGGTTAAGGACACCCTGCGTGATTTGCGGCGAGTGGTGGATGTATTTGGATTTCATCTCGCTCCGATGGATATGCGTCAACACAGTAAAGTACATGAAGGAGTCGTTGCAGAACTCCATGATTGCTGCCTGGATAAGGAATCACGAAGCGAACTGAATTACTTGGCACTTTCCCATCAAGAACGCCTTCAGTGGCTGCTTGCACAGATTAATAGCACTCGTCCGCTGATTTCACCTTATATTCATTATTCTGATAACACCCAAAGTGAACTGCGCATTCTGCGCATGGCAGCTGAGATCCAGCACCGCTTTGGTCACGCCGCCTTGCCAAACTATATCATTTCCATGACCACCAGTGCCCTAAACATATTGGAGGTCGCATTATTACTGAAAGAAACCGGTTTGCTGCACAGTGGCACACATCCACAGTTGAGCCTGAATATTATTCCGCTTTTTGAGACGATTGGTGATTTACGTGGTTGCACCTCCATCATGGAAGAACTATTCTCGCTGCCTGATTATCGCAAAATGCTTCAGTCTCGCGGAAATGTACAGGAAGTAATGCTGGGTTATTCTGACAGCAACAAAGATGGTGGATTTGTAACATCCAACTGGGAAATTTATAAGGCGGAAATAGAACTTACTCGGATTTTTAATCAGCATGGTATTCGCCTGCGCCTGTTTCATGGTCGTGGTGGTACGGTTGGACGCGGTGGTGGACCGAGCTATCAGGGCATTCTGGCACAGCCTCCTGGTAGCGTGAATGGTCAAATCCGATTAACCGAGCAGGGAGAAGTAATCGCCAGTAAATATACCGACCCTGAAATTGGTCGGCGCAATCTGGAAACACTTGTAGCGGCAACCATTGAATCTACTCTGTTAAATCAGCAAACTGACCAGTTGCAGATGTCACGCTTCCATGAAGCATTTGAGCTGCTGTCGAATTACGCGCTTGCCGCCTATCGCAATCTGGTATATGAAACTCCAGGCTTCAAGCAATATTTTCAGGAATCAACTCCCATTCGTGAAATCGCCGGACTGCACATAGGCAGCCGCCCCACTTCCCGCAAACCGTCCGATGCGATCGAGGATTTACGAGCCATACCCTGGGTATTCAGTTGGAGTCTTAACCGCACAGTCATTCCAGGATGGTTTGGATTTGGCTCCGCCATAGAAAAATTTATTCAAGAAACCGGACAAGAAAAAGCTCTGCCCCTGCTGCAGGAAATGCATCAAAACTGGCCATTCATGCAAGCACTGCTTTCCAATATGGATATGGTACTGGCAAAAAGTGATCTGGGAATTTCTTCACGTTATGCGGAACTGGTTACGGATAGGGACGTGCGTCAACAAATATTTTCCCGTATCGAAGCAGAATGGAAGTTATCTATCAAGTGGCTGTTTGCAATCACCGGCCACACTGAATTACTGCAGGAAAACCCAACACTGGCACGCAGCATTCGTATTCGGACCCCCTATATCGATCCGCTTAATCATTTGCAGATCGAACTGTTACGCCGCTATCGTTCCGGAGATGACGATGATTCGGTTCGCCGCGCGATTCATTTAACAATCAACGGTGTTGCTACCGGACTTAGAAATAGCGGATAA
- a CDS encoding heme biosynthesis protein HemY, whose product MKLILWILALFAASAAVVLAAYYNTGTVLFTVPPYTLEIAFHIFIIGLLAAFVLLYFGLRIIIGLLDARARKAQQSTFSGLNAFLETRFDQAQKSAEKALRLTDSPNIKAINTVIAARSAHQQGNVTRRDQLLAAITAPGTKSDVLRLITEAEFKLEEGRYTEALTALQSLYSTGGRQSTAVLQLELKIQEMLQNWDAVLDLVGILSKRGSVDQSLISSLRHTAHLQNVKKYSTNPELLKKYWQGFSAEEKQDNQIAAAAASSFMALGDHTYAQKIIENNLDKQPDARLLRIYADCRSGNVSWQIQHAEKWLVKHPNNAELLLTLGKLCAYGELWGKAQNYLEASLSIEPSYPAHLALAQLKEQLGEQESASEHYRQGLQFALKQING is encoded by the coding sequence ATGAAATTGATCTTATGGATACTGGCATTATTTGCCGCATCTGCAGCAGTAGTTCTGGCCGCTTACTATAATACTGGGACAGTACTTTTTACCGTGCCGCCCTATACCCTGGAAATAGCATTTCATATATTTATTATTGGATTATTGGCTGCTTTTGTTTTGCTCTACTTTGGCTTACGAATTATTATTGGCTTGCTGGATGCAAGAGCTCGTAAAGCACAGCAGTCCACGTTTTCCGGTTTGAATGCTTTCCTGGAAACCCGTTTCGATCAAGCACAAAAATCTGCAGAAAAGGCGCTTCGTCTAACAGATTCACCGAATATCAAAGCGATCAATACTGTCATTGCGGCCCGCTCCGCGCATCAACAGGGCAATGTAACGCGACGTGATCAATTGTTAGCCGCCATTACTGCGCCGGGTACGAAATCAGATGTGCTGAGGCTGATAACGGAAGCAGAGTTTAAACTGGAGGAGGGGCGCTACACAGAAGCGTTGACTGCCTTGCAATCTCTGTATTCTACTGGTGGCAGGCAGAGCACTGCGGTGCTGCAGCTTGAATTGAAAATACAGGAAATGCTGCAAAACTGGGATGCCGTGCTCGATCTGGTAGGCATACTTTCAAAACGCGGATCGGTCGATCAATCATTGATCAGCTCATTGCGACATACTGCTCATTTACAAAATGTAAAAAAATACAGTACAAATCCCGAACTACTCAAAAAATACTGGCAGGGATTTTCTGCAGAGGAGAAACAGGATAATCAAATTGCTGCTGCCGCTGCCAGCAGCTTTATGGCACTTGGTGATCATACTTACGCCCAAAAAATTATCGAGAACAATCTGGATAAACAACCTGATGCCAGGTTACTCAGGATATATGCAGATTGTCGTAGCGGAAATGTCAGCTGGCAGATACAGCATGCAGAAAAATGGCTGGTTAAGCATCCCAATAACGCAGAGTTGCTGCTTACGCTGGGTAAACTGTGCGCTTATGGGGAATTATGGGGTAAAGCCCAGAATTATCTGGAAGCCAGTCTGTCAATTGAACCAAGCTATCCTGCGCATCTTGCGCTAGCGCAATTAAAAGAACAACTTGGCGAACAAGAATCTGCCAGTGAACATTATCGCCAGGGTTTGCAGTTTGCGCTGAAGCAGATTAACGGTTAA
- the hemC gene encoding hydroxymethylbilane synthase, translating to MPNPEKIIIASRESQLAMWQAHFIRDRLIQLYPQTEITILGMTTKGDQILDTSLSKIGGKGLFTKELEQALEDGRADIAVHSMKDIPMNLPPGFILAAITDREDPRDAFVSNNFTRLEDLPEGSIVGTSSLRRESQIRANFPQLEVRPLRGNVQTRLRKLDEGAYSAIILAAAGLIRLDLGYRISTLLSPESSLPAVGQGALGIECRDNRSDLVEWMQPLHDPVTSACVKAERAMSRVLGGSCQVPLGGYAEISEDILTLRGFVATPNGSRIVADKSSGKPEASEMIGQQLAENLKRQGAQAILDSLDLDPN from the coding sequence ATGCCCAATCCTGAAAAAATCATTATTGCCTCACGCGAAAGCCAGCTTGCCATGTGGCAAGCGCATTTCATCCGGGATCGTTTGATCCAATTATACCCGCAAACCGAAATCACCATACTTGGCATGACGACGAAAGGAGACCAGATACTCGACACATCTCTATCAAAAATTGGTGGCAAGGGCTTATTCACTAAGGAACTCGAGCAAGCATTGGAAGATGGACGCGCTGATATTGCCGTACATTCGATGAAGGATATTCCTATGAATCTGCCCCCAGGATTTATATTGGCTGCGATTACGGATCGAGAAGATCCGCGTGATGCATTCGTTTCTAATAATTTCACTCGTCTGGAAGATTTGCCGGAAGGCAGTATTGTTGGCACATCCAGTCTGCGTCGAGAATCGCAAATACGGGCAAATTTTCCGCAACTTGAGGTGCGTCCATTACGTGGAAATGTACAGACTCGTCTGCGCAAGCTGGATGAAGGCGCATACAGTGCCATTATTCTGGCGGCAGCAGGGTTGATTCGACTGGACCTGGGCTATCGTATCAGCACATTACTATCCCCGGAATCCAGTTTGCCAGCTGTAGGGCAGGGCGCACTGGGAATAGAATGCCGTGATAATCGCTCTGATCTGGTCGAATGGATGCAACCTCTGCATGACCCGGTTACCAGTGCCTGCGTAAAAGCAGAGCGTGCGATGAGTCGGGTGCTGGGCGGCAGCTGCCAGGTACCGTTGGGAGGGTATGCTGAAATTAGCGAAGATATTTTGACACTACGTGGATTCGTCGCCACGCCGAATGGGAGCAGGATTGTGGCGGATAAATCAAGTGGTAAACCGGAGGCTAGTGAGATGATAGGGCAGCAGCTTGCTGAAAACTTGAAGCGGCAGGGTGCGCAGGCGATTCTCGATTCGCTGGATCTTGATCCGAACTAA
- a CDS encoding PQQ-dependent sugar dehydrogenase yields MKSQWQFLFLFVIQTVTFQIQAQTSPLPLEKIKLPPGFTIGIWAIVPDARSMTLGDKGTVFVGSRSAGNIYAITQNNGERQVRIIANRLKEPTGVAFLNGALYVSTPNHILRFNNIEQSLENPVTPEVIPVRLLTNNDQNPGYLAASPDNRLYLSVIAPCNICEVDPDQTALIASMQPDGSNLEIFAYGVRHSAGFDWHPAHKTLWFTDISRNWMGDNLPPDELNHASQKGMHFGFPYCHGSAILDPKFGAKHGCEKFTAPVLDMNPHTAPMAIKFYTGSLFPEQYHQQIFITQSGSWNRREKVGYQIESIQIKNSRVVNKQIFASGWLGSNETWGRPVDILFMPDGSMLVSDDIAGVIYNIHYQEP; encoded by the coding sequence ATGAAATCTCAATGGCAGTTTCTTTTCTTATTTGTTATACAAACAGTCACATTCCAGATTCAGGCGCAAACCTCTCCGTTGCCACTCGAAAAAATCAAATTACCCCCCGGTTTTACAATCGGTATCTGGGCAATAGTACCAGACGCACGCTCCATGACATTGGGTGACAAGGGGACTGTTTTCGTTGGTTCCAGATCAGCAGGAAATATTTACGCTATTACGCAAAATAATGGTGAGCGGCAAGTCCGGATTATTGCCAACAGATTAAAAGAACCAACTGGTGTGGCATTTTTAAATGGCGCACTTTATGTATCGACACCCAATCACATTCTACGTTTTAACAATATCGAACAAAGCCTGGAAAATCCGGTTACCCCAGAGGTAATCCCGGTCAGATTACTGACCAATAATGACCAAAATCCTGGATATCTCGCTGCAAGCCCTGATAACAGACTTTATCTGTCTGTTATCGCACCCTGCAATATATGTGAAGTCGACCCTGACCAGACTGCGCTGATAGCCAGCATGCAACCCGATGGAAGCAATCTGGAAATATTCGCCTATGGTGTGCGACATTCAGCGGGTTTTGATTGGCACCCTGCTCATAAAACATTATGGTTTACAGATATCAGTCGCAACTGGATGGGAGACAATCTCCCTCCTGATGAACTCAATCATGCTTCCCAGAAAGGTATGCACTTTGGTTTCCCCTACTGCCATGGCAGCGCTATACTTGATCCCAAATTTGGCGCAAAACATGGTTGTGAAAAGTTTACTGCACCTGTTCTCGATATGAATCCACACACCGCACCCATGGCTATAAAGTTCTATACCGGCAGCCTGTTTCCAGAGCAGTATCATCAGCAAATTTTTATAACCCAGTCTGGTTCCTGGAACCGGCGTGAAAAAGTAGGTTATCAAATTGAATCAATACAGATCAAGAATAGTCGGGTAGTCAATAAACAAATTTTTGCCAGTGGCTGGCTGGGTAGCAATGAAACCTGGGGTCGACCAGTCGATATACTGTTTATGCCAGACGGCAGCATGCTGGTATCTGATGATATCGCAGGAGTGATCTACAACATTCACTATCAAGAGCCATAA